Proteins from a genomic interval of Trifolium pratense cultivar HEN17-A07 linkage group LG6, ARS_RC_1.1, whole genome shotgun sequence:
- the LOC123889466 gene encoding probable LRR receptor-like serine/threonine-protein kinase At1g53430, translating into MKMLSTMSGSELVNINILILSCFLALNCFLQEFGSNGQLIPQDEVKSLQAISDKLKNVQWKVTERSCVDDGGFSNDNLNTENDIVRNVSCNCNFQNNTVCHVTSIFLKGQNIAGVMPSEFGNLTQLKVLDLSRNYLNGSIPTTFASNSLVVLSLSGNGLSGPIPTEIGDIVSLEDLVLENNQLGGPLPPSLGNLSKLKTLLLSSNNFTGIIPESFGKLKNLTDFTIDGSSLSGQIPSFIGNWTKLDRLNMQGTSMEGPIPSTISELKLLTELRISDLTGSAMTFPNLKDFKNLQLLELRNCLITGPIPDYIGEMESLVTLDLSFNMLTGSIPNSIQGLKNLDYMFLTNNSLSGPIQDWILNFKINIDLSYNNFTKSSATGCQQLNLNLASSQSSSSVTTPSTFCLKRNLPCAGKPQYNSLFINCGGPQKDYDGNHYFGDLQTDRVSNFVVRNEGQWAYSSTGVYMGIVNANYMASNTYSLNINGSEYYNTARLSPMSLKYYGLCMEKGSYKVNLHFAEIMFSDDKTFSSLGRRIFDVSIQGFKYLKDFNIMEEAGGVGKGITKEFDVEVNDNTLEIHLYWAGKGTNAIPVRGVYGPLISAITVTPNFKNHSKGLSAGVIVGIVAASCILVILILVTLWKMGLLGRKYVREKELLDLKTGYFSLRQIKIATNDFDPANKIGEGGFGPVYKGILSDDDVIAVKQLSSKSHQGNREFVNEIGMISALQHPNLVKLYGCCIEGKQLLLVYEYMENNCLARALFGRPEQKLHLDWPARMKICLGIAKGLAFLHEESALKIVHRDIKASNVLLDKDLNAKISDFGLAKLDEDGNTHISTRIAGTVGYMAPEYAMRGYLTDKADVYSFGVVALEIVSGKSNTNFNPMEEFSYLLDWACDLQEQGNILELVDPSLLGSRYSTKEAMRMLNVAFLCTNTSPTLRPSMSSVVSMLEGKTPIQTTVINRRDSGQHASLKSSEFLSQDSQTSANGPRVYSSVSLLSEDDFSSSS; encoded by the exons ATGAAAATGTTGTCCACAATGTCAGGCTCAGAATTAgtgaatattaatattttaattttgtcatgttttttGGCTTTGAATTGCTTTCTTCAAGAATTTGGATCCAATGGTCAACTCATTCCACAAGATGAAG TAAAATCACTACAAGCAATATCAGATAAACTAAAGAACGTGCAATGGAAAGTCACAGAACGTTCCTGCGTTGATGATGGAGGCTTCAGTAATGACAATCTTAATACTGAGAATGACATCGTCAGGAATGTCTCATGCAATTGCAATTTCCAAAATAACACCGTTTGTCATGTTACTAGCAT ATTTCTAAAGGGCCAAAATATAGCTGGAGTTATGCCTAGTGAATTTGGAAACCTTACTCAATTGAAAGTACT TGATCTCTCTCGTAACTATCTCAATGGCTCAATTCCGACGACTTTTGCTAGCAATTCTCTAGTTGTTTT GTCACTTTCGGGAAACGGATTAAGTGGTCCAATTCCCACAGAAATTGGTGATATTGTTAGCTTGGAGGATCT GGTCTTGGAAAATAATCAACTAGGTGGACCACTTCCTCCTAGTCTTGGAAATTTGAGCAAGTTGAAGACACT GCTTctttcttcaaataattttaCAGGGATAATACCAGAATCATTTGGCAAACTAAAGAATCTCACTGATTT TACGATAGATGGAAGCAGTTTATCTGGACAGATACCTAGTTTTATTGGGAACTGGACCAAACTTGACAGATT GAACATGCAGGGAACATCTATGGAAGGTCCTATTCCCTCCACCATATCTGAGTTGAAACTTTTGACGGAGTT GAGAATATCTGATTTGACAGGATCAGCTATGACATTTCCTAATCTAAAGGATTTCAAAAACTTGCAACTCTT GGAATTGAGAAATTGCTTAATCACAGGCCCTATTCCTGATTACATTGGTGAAATGGAAAGTTTAGTTACTTT AGATCTAAGCTTCAATATGTTGACCGGTTCAATCCCAAATTCAATTCAGGGCTTAAAAAACCTTGATTACAT GTTTCTGACGAATAACTCTTTAAGTGGACCGATTCAAGACTGGATACTGAACTTCAAAATTAACAT AGATTTATCTTACAACAATTTTACAAAGTCTTCTGCAACTGGCTGCCAACAGTTGAATCT GAACTTGGCTTCAAGCCAATCGTCTTCATCGGTCACTACACCTTC AACATTTTGTTTGAAGAGGAACCTTCCTTGCGCAGGAAAACCTCAGT ATAATTCATTGTTCATAAATTGCGGAGGACCTCAAAAGGATTATGATGGAAATCACTATTTTGGCGATCTGCAAACAGATCGCgtttcaaattttgttgttaGAAATGAAGGACAATGGGCTTATAGCAGCACGGGAGTGTATATGGGAATTGTTAACGCAAATTATATGGCATCAAATACATATTCTTTGAATATTAATGGCTCAGAATACTATAATACCGCACGGCTTTCACCTATGTCACTTAAATACTATGGCCTTTGTATGGAGAAGGGAAGTTATAAAGTGAATCTCCATTTTGCTGAGATAATGTTTTCAGACGACAAAACTTTTAGCAGTCTTGGAAGACGCATATTTGATGTTTCAATTCAA GGttttaaatatttgaaagatTTTAACATTATGGAAGAAGCTGGTGGAGTTGGAAAGGGCATCACTAAGGAATTTGATGTCGAAGTCAACGACAACACGTTGGAAATTCACTTATACTGGGCAGGGAAAGGAACCAATGCGATTCCTGTCAGAGGTGTATATGGACCTCTTATATCTGCTATCACAGTAACACcaa ACTTcaaaaatcattcaaaaggGTTGTCTGCTGGAGTTATTGTTGGAATTGTAGCCGCATCATGTATCCTTGTCATATTGATATTGGTTACCCTTTGGAAGATGGGTTTGCTTGGCAGAAAATATGTAAGAGAGAAAG AACTTCTTGATCTCAAAACTGGTTATTTCAGCTTAAGACAAATTAAAATAGCCACTAATGACTTTGACCCTGCAAATAAGATTGGTGAAGGGGGATTTGGACCGGTATACAAG GGTATTCTGTCAGATGATGATGTCATTGCTGTTAAGCAACTCTCCTCCAAATCACATCAAGGGAACCGTGAATTTGTTAATGAAATCGGAATGATATCTGCTTTACAGCATCCAAATCTTGTTAAGCTCTATGGCTGTTGCATTGAAGGAAAGCAGTTGCTGCTGGTATATGAATACATGGAAAATAATTGTCTTGCGCGCGCACTTTTTG GTCGTCCAGAACAGAAGCTGCACTTGGATTGGCCTGCAAGAATGAAGATTTGTCTTGGCATAGCAAAGGGATTAGCATTTCTTCATGAAGAATCAGCGTTGAAAATAGTACACAGGGATATTAAGGCTTCTAATGTATTACTTGACAAGGATTTGAATGCCAAAATCTCTGACTTTGGTTTAGCTAAGCTTGATGAAGATGGGAATACCCATATCAGTACACGGATAGCAGGAACAGT TGGATACATGGCTCCAGAATATGCTATGCGAGGTTACTTGACTGATAAGGCAGATGTATATAGCTTTGGAGTTGTAGCTTTAGAGATTGTTAGCGGAAAAAGCAATACAAATTTTAATCCAATGGAGGAGTTTTCATATCTTCTGGATTGG GCCTGTGATCTTCAAGAGCAAGGAAACATTTTGGAGTTAGTGGATCCAAGTCTTCTTGGCTCAAGGTACTCCACAAAGGAAGCCATGAGAATGCTTAATGTGGCATTCTTATGCACAAACACATCTCCCACTCTTAGGCCATCGATGTCATCGGTAGTGAGCATGCTTGAAGGAAAAACTCCGATCCAAACGACAGTAATCAATCGGAGGGACAGCGGTCAACATGCAAGTCTCAAATCCTCCGAGTTTCTGTCACAAGATAGTCAAACATCAGCAAATGGGCCAAGGGTATACTCCTCCGTATCTCTTCTAAGTGAAGACGATTTTTCTTCAAGCAGTTAA